In the genome of Acanthopagrus latus isolate v.2019 chromosome 17, fAcaLat1.1, whole genome shotgun sequence, the window AACTTTGTCAGCAGACAGAAGTGTTGCTAAACCTGAATAGCACCACAAGGAAAATGAACAATGAGGCATTACCCTCATGGCAGTACAAATCCTTACCATATGACTGATAAGAACAACATATAACAAATGAGAATATTCATAATTATCAACAATATACAAATGGTCCTATGATCTCTTGTAAAGTGTTGCTGGCTGCAGTCAAAACCATTTGTAAAGtactgttttaaaatgatttaactaAGTCTTTAGAAGTTTTCACCTAATAAATTTGAAGGGTTTGACGTATTAAAATTGGAATCAGCTTATAAGTATATTTACAAAAtcctttctaaaaaaaaaaggatctaaAGCATGTTGTTTCAACTGAATTCAATCATTTGCAAATCCACTCTGATATGAGAGgatttgtaatgtaatgtgataatTGGATAGCTTAAGTGGCAGCTTGTTGGAGCCATAATCACATTTCAGAAGAACTTTCAGACCTCGAGATCAGTTcaataaataatgtgaaaatcAGCACAAAAACCTAGTTTATTAGTATATATATGATAATGTTAATTAGTATTGAGAAGAGCTGACGGATTATTGCTGGGTTCACACCCCAACACATATTAATCTGTGCTGAATTCAGGGCCATTAGAGGAAGTGTATTtgacaggagcagggacacTGTCTTCCACCCAGTTTATGTTATCTAGATGCTGAGTTTGATTTTGTCTTACCTGTAGCGTTCCCAGGATTAGTTTGGCCCAAAACAATAAAGCTGATGattataatgtaaaatgtgcatAAGTGCCAATTTTGAAGTTCAAATACAACAGATTGAATGTTGTTTCTAACACGAATGCTGTGCAATGTCAAGCAGGATCACCAGTCCCTctcatttaaagtgtttttgttgtacctGAGGATGTCCGTCGTGCTGCGGATGAGGATGCAGggctgttggaggaggatgtggaCTGAGATCTGCTCGGTTGTTGTCGTAGAATCCTGACGGCGGGGTGTGTcccactgctgccactgctcTGAGAACAGAGAGAGTCGCTGCTCTCCGACTTCACCAGCCTggatcagacaaacacagaaacacgtAAACATGCCGAACAAGTGACAACATTCACCCATCAGTGTATCCATCTGTTAAAACACTTACTTGTTGCTCACCAGGAGCAACATACGCTACCACCATACCTCTTGCGAGGATGACCTCCGATAACGTCCGTGTCCCACGACCTGCGCTTGAGTCGTGCTACATCAGCATTCTGCAGAGTCTCTCCATCGGGAACACTTCCTGGTTCTGACATCATAGCCGGGGAGGGAGCGGGGCTGAGGGCAAAGGGGAGGGCACAGGGCTCCTTGGAGCAGGTTGTTTGGGTCTCGTAGCGAATGAGACGAGACTGGAGTTTCACAAAAGCCTGGTCCCGGTCCAAAGACTGCTGGTTGTCCAGACAGAACCTAGACGAACACATAACTTACACATTAAAAATTGAAAACTGTAAAGATGTAATGGAGACTGATTTGGCTGCGCTTCTACTGATCATAATAAAATTTTTATATCTGCCTCAGTGTATAATATGAGCTACTGTGGCTCTTTGTATAGTTTATAGAAACTTACTCTATGCCATGGTAATGTGATGCTGAGGCTCTGTTGAAGGGCATCCGGCTGATTGTCCTGGGAGAGAGGTCTGGTGACAACTGAAACACATTACTACTGTataacagagagaggagaaacaaataaacagtctGTCAGACAAGCAATCAGTctcttcattaaaacacaaattttacTGATTAAAGCACACACAGTTTGGCCTGACAGAATTATTAACACTAAGTGATGACTGCTCTGTACGAGAATAATGTTTCGTTGAACCCGACTCAATTTTTCTAAAAGGCTGTGAGCTCACTGTAGCTATCTGATGATCATAATCAAATCCTCATTATGGACTCATTAACTATTTGTCATTGAAAAATAtactacaacaacacagatgCTGTTTAAATGCCTACAGTATGTGTCTTTcgtctgtgttcattttctaaaaagaagaacaacagtTAGcctttttttgtgcgtgtgactagtttttctttttgctgggTTAATCGCAACCTTAGTATACAAGGTTCAGTCAGTTCTTACTATGGAAAGCCAGACAAGGGCTATCTAAAGTTTCATAACAAAGTGCTACTCAGAATGGAGCCTTAAAACATAAGTGAACCCACCCTCTATTGATAGTCAGTGGTTGTAGCTCTGCAGTAGGCAGGCCATCAGATGTGAAGTGTTTCAGAAGTTCTTTGGCATCCAGTAAAGCAGCAGAGCCCTTTTGACTGTCTTTAGGACCCAGCAGACTGTCACTGGAGCCTGGACCCAACAGGCCAAACCTAAGACACACAAAATGCACTGCAAGtcaaatacagtaaattaagAACACATAGATTAAAGTGTCtgtttaaatcatatttttaccTCCTTTTCTGTCGTCTCCTCTGCAGGTTCTCGATGTTGTGGAGGACGCTTCTCTCAGGCCAGTCAGACTGCAGGTGGGTAACTGCCTGAAAACCTACAATGACATAACAACAAGGCTGAGCTGGTCAGAGCTGTCATTCCCGCTGGTTAACTTGGACATTCCCTTCAAGCAAGAACCAGCATCTCTGAATGTGGGTCCCACGTGAAACATTTGTCTGCAAGAACTGAAAATATGACGGAATGTTGAAAAGAATCACCGTCTCCTTCTTTCTCAAAACAGTTTGAAGGAACAACAGGTTAATTTCCACAAAAACTGCAGTCACAAAGCGCTTCATAGTATGAAGTAACTTCAGACACAAAGGTACACTCAGCCTTCGAGTCTGAATAGAGAGATTGTGTATATTAGGCTTTACGCGTTCGATAGGGACATGCCTAAAAATACCAGGCAACTGCTTAGCTGTTATACTGTTTGACACTGCTTGGCCCCTAAGCTGGAGCTCACAGCAGTCTTTAGGTGCTGGTAGAAAAGCACTTACAGCATCTTAAAGTATATAGAGTTTTGCTCTGCCAAGAAAAATCTGTTATCAAACATTATAGAGGTGCAGGCACCAGGAGCACTATGTACTGTATGATGGACTGTAGTGGTGGAATACAACTAAGTACATTCACTAAAGAActgaataaagaagaaaaagaaatctgaggtacttgtactttattttttaaattattagcaactttatatttatactccactacattcaaGAGGCACAGCTATAGTTACCAGTTAACATttcagaaccttttttttttcaaactcttgCTCtccagtaaaaacaaaatgctgtatCTTCAATATGTTCCTGCTTCTTAAGctaaataaacaatttaaaaccCCTATTGGATTGGCTAAAATCCATCATCACAAAgcttaaaactgtttttgtgaGCTAATGGAAAGTTGACTTCTTGGAGATATGGGGTTCACAAAAGACAGTGACTCAACAAGACATAATGATCTTACAGATTATTACATCTATAAACTACCCAGCAGTGTCTGAAGACATTAAAATGAGCACAACCGTAAACTTctacagcagtaaaatacaACACGCATCACAACCACCATTTTTCTGCAGAATgacttttaatacatttagtaAATTGCTGATAATAACACTTATTATAATGCTTGAATACCATTCTCAATTAAATAAAGGATGTGAATATAAGACCTGTTTCATTAAAGCGCTCTTTCAGAAACTGACTTCAAAAACAGGAACTGTTGACTCGTTCTTAGATGTTATTTCATCTTGGCTGCTTTTTTAATAGatgtttttgtctattttttggCACCATGGGTGTgtgataattttgtttttgcttccacTGACAGCTGCTACTGTTTGCAGTTTGGTGTGTAGAGTCaattaaattgttttctgatattttgtaATCGGCTTGTATTGTGAtctgttgtcttgtttgcaCTATGCAATTTTAGATTGTTGTCTTTTCgttttgcttgtttgtgcaGAGATCCCAGAAAGAGCAGCCTCAACTCATTCAAACAGGGAtctaaaaaacatgattaaaaaacaaacaatgcttCTCCTACCACTGACGGACTGCAAGAGTTATCCCTACTTTCACTTAAGCCGAAACACTGAATTCTTGGCAGACAGAAACCTGAACAGATAAAATCTCAGCACACGAAATATGATCATTCTAcacttttcttgtgtttggatGGGAAGATTCTATGTTATCTCAAGGAggacaaaaatgtaatgaaactgtATACAGCAGGTTCACTGCTGAGACGCACGGCAATGGCCTGAGGTGGTAAAGTGTGTTATAAGAAGAGAGTGAAGCTCTCCGCCAGCTAGAGCAGCACAAAGTCATTCACACCTTAAGGCGATGCAGACACTAGATTGCCGGAGCTGTTTATTGCTGTAGACAACATTCCAATCTCCAGAGCAGAAGGTGGGTGAGGATTATGGGAAAAAATAACCTGATTTTCACCTTGTGTAATATATGTATCTGCATGTTTACACCTATCATCACTTCTGACTGGCATGTCTTGCAAAATTCAAGTACATACTTTTGTGAGTTCATGGAGAGCTAAATGCATTTTAACGGTACAGAACATGAAACTAGGAGGAAAGCCATTACGTGGACTTAGACACAATTAGACAAGTGGCACTTTTGCGGGTAaagttgtttgtgttggtttgCTCCAGTCATATCTAATGCAATTACAATTTAATTGCACAATAAACATTATCAAAGACAATGTTGTGCAGAAACTCCAAAAATAATTGGCAAATAAAGTCACAACATTAACGACATGAAGACTATTTGACATGCAGGTTTATCAGCCCCACAGCTACATTTTTCAAACCGGCGCCACCCTCACTGTGCACATTTAGCTATGGTTGCAGGCTGGGACTCGTTTTATTGCTCACGatttatgtgtgtattattAACTGGCATTGTTTCCTCAAACTGGCATCCTATGAATGTGCGTGAAGTGAATACTGATGCACTGCTGGGTGACAAGTCACAGGCAAGTCAGAATATGTGAAGGCGTGTTTGGCTTTTTGCACACGGCTTtgtataaacatttttattttacatttttatttttatttatcatcataGATGTCCCCAGTATGATATAGCCAGGGCCAGAATTTAGAAGTTTAATGCATACAAATTATCTAGATGCAATTCATATACTTACTCTTATAAGTAAAAGAACTTGAAAAATATCaggaaaaataatattttacgACTAAATCcctaaacagaaaaaagagcaacagcggtcagtttttttttaggctTCCCTCAAATTGCAAATTTACTGACAAATGACACCTTTAACACCTACAATCAATTTAGCTGTTTGAAAAGGGTCTAAAGTTGAAGTCCTGTCTGGTTTCACTTATCACTAAACCCCTCCAAATAGGTTACACAGTAAATGCAGCTATTAAGAGGGTCACCCTAATAACTCTTACGAGTTGCAAAAATGACAGTTTCCCCAGTTTCCCATTTAGCCAACATGGTGTAAATGTGGCATTTCCAAACATTCCATCACAAGTAATAATCAGTGATGgtttaaactaaaaaaattgtgaaaatactGCTAGAttgttttttggtctttttcttaCCTGGGTTCTTGGTGGCCATGCCCTCCACCCCGTCTGTCAgacaggaggcagcagagggcagagTGGAGTCAATCATCTTTAGATACTGTTCCCTGGCCAGACTCAGAATGACCTTCAAGTCATTTGCGGGTATTGAGGTTGAGGTTGAcgtttcctctttccttcctaGACACAGAAAAAGAGGCTGGTTTTCATTTTGGCAACATCAGTATCAATGCTCTTGTTACTTAAAAGGTGGGTTGCTGATTCTCCTGTAAAACAGGAGACTATTCTTTGAATagtttcatttcacagcagcactgattAATGACACATAGTGTCATAGTTCCCGTAGGCAAAATACCAAATGTAagttattaaaatgttgttaataaaaTCATTATGACCTATTGGGAATGAGTAACAAAAAAGTGATTCTCATTGGATTAACTTCCTTACAATTACAGATAGTTTTCCATTTCTACACTACAAGTTTCAATTACTCTCTTTCTGGGTTAAGAACATTTCCCTCTTGTGactacaacaaaataaaaagattctTTGTATAGAGACAGATTAGTTTCCTCTCCGGGCACAGTCAGTGACTGCAGATATCAAGAAGCAGttgcatttttacattaaaatcttGGAACAGCAAACCCTCTTAAACTCTCTCTGGATATCTAAACAGCGGCAAGTTGGGCAAGTGAAGGATACAGCACATATTTATGTAGTGgtttattaagaaaaaaaaaggaaagtccATTTCTATCTGTCGAGTAACATCGCTTTGTAATTTTTGAGTTGGAGAGTTTACTAGATGTTTTCACAAGTCATTTTAGCATTTGTCAGCAGAAGTGACATGGGTGTGACGGGGCAATTAAAAAAGTCTCACATAAGAAATGGTGGGGTTAGATAtcaagtgaaagtgaaagtgagaggAATGATAAATGAACTCCTTGGCATGCACATGCATCAGCGTGCGTACGTATCACGCAGACTGATTACAGGCAGGAAGACACCGGAGAAAGACCTACGATATTGCattcacacactgcacatacTCTGGAAACTTCCAACAATACTTTAAACTTTTGCAATTTAGAAGGACATGCCTTTTCCCAATTTAATGCCAAGCCAGAATACATTGAGTTGAATTTCATTAAGGCCTGTGGTCTGTCAGGACTGTTCATTCTGCTCATGGCCTTTTCAAAGAACAGCCCTATTGCTTTTCCTCAACTCTGAAGAATTTCACTCCACTTCCTTTAATCTGGCTCTGCTCCACTGGTGTTTCACTATCTGCCTGCCAAGGGGACattatgtgtgtctgtaaagTAATGATATTTTAACAGACTTTCTATGCAGCAGACTGTGCTGAGGgctggagggagcagagagtTCAAACTGACGACAGTCCAGGAAGCTTCGAGTGGTCCCAACAGGTGATACATCTCTTTGTATTTTGCTTTGGCTCCGGCTCAGGAGTGAATACATATCTTAGAGACTGACATTTACTTTCAACACTGGGGACTTTTCAGGCTTAATACTTTATGCCAGCGGGTGACTGACAAAGCAGACATGTACAGTCTGTAATTATATTACAGCAACACACTGTTGGTTTACTATTcatatatcaatatatcaaaGAATTTTTTGGGATTGTGACAGTATTACATACCATTACCGTTATGCAAGAGCTGCAAGGAAAgagtattttcattattgactAAAATTCCAATTATTTTCCCAACTGTCCTCTCTATAAAATATGATTTCTTGCTTTATTCAGCAAACATAACAAAACCCAAAGATAGAATTTAGtgctacataaaaaaacaagctagAGCCAACAAATGTTTGGCATTCTGAAATGAAATCAGTTACCGtaatatctgtctgttttttgtttttttgtagattGACTGAACTGATTAATTGCCAAATCCTTTCAGCCCTTATTATTTTATCAAATGACATTTCAATTCAAGTATTTTCAGCTTTCATGACCTGTTTTTGAAGAGATAAGCCATGAAGCAGATGGCATGATCTGTCCTTCCATCAATGACATTGTAAATTCTACATCATCCTGAAACATTCAAACAATGAACGATACACTAATAATTGTTATCTGTTGTTATCTGGTCTCAAGCATTAATATAACATGTTGTGATGACACTCTCAGTGATCCCAAGGTTGGCTGACTTGGTTATTATCTTAAATGAGCATGAAGGCAATTAATAAAAGCACCATATTAGCACTAAATTACAACGAAATGGTGAAGAAATCAACAACATGCATACACAACAACTATTTGCAGTGACTACATGTCCATCACCTCCGTTGGTGTCCTTTAATAGGAGTACTTACTGAGATATTCTTTGAGTACCAGTGTCTGGACCTGGgtcacctttctctctctcttcaggagGCCGTCTCCTTGGAAACAGGGCAGAGGGCTGAGGATGTTGCCTACAGCTCCTCCTGGTTAAATAGAGAGAAGcaatgacaggaaaaaagagaaaatgatgagaTCATTTGCAAACCTCACTGTGTGCTGTCTGGAGTAGAACTTGTGCGACGTTTTTGATATTTCTCAAGTGCAATCAGGAGCACCAGGAGTACCATTCCTCTTTTATACAAACAGATATGTTTGCTTCTCACACAACTCACAGCATGGCAGCTTGATAATGTCCTCCACTACACCCTTCCTGCTGGTTAGGCCACATTATGAGAGTTAAAAGATCCAGTGTCTAAACGTCAGGATTTCTTCTGCGATTTTGAAATTTTATGGAAAAAGTGTACATTGCTGGATCCTTTCATTATTAAGGTAAAGATTTTTGACAGTGTGTCAGATGTGTATCTTGTGGTTGTAGGAGGGTACCCAGAAGCAACTCCTgcacacaacaataaaaaagtaGGAGGTAAAGGTTTTAACTCtgtatttttgcaatttttGGATCCATTTCCACCAACAACTATTCTTATGTAAACATCATTGTATTACATCTTTGCTTGCTTATTATAAGAAACCTGGATATTTCTACCTCTTCAAGTCTTCAAGTACCAAGAAGACCAACCTAAGATTGCTGTTCCAGTATTTTGCAGTAAACCTACTATATGCATGATGAATTAAATGTGTTAGTTGGAAAAGACAGACTTGAAATCACCCAGAAAAGTTGTGCTGCTGCAAGTCACACAGGGATGTTGAGTATTTCATGCTTCTGTTGTACAAGTACAACcaccctcaggtgtgcattttaagactttcatttttaatgaaaactgtGCTGTGTTCATGCTGCGTCACGGCAGAAGTTGAGGCACCTTTCAGAGTTTTGCTCTGCATTTAAAAGTATTTCAAAAATGTCTCCTGAAGGTTGCATAaaatgttaacaacaacaagaacTCTCGAGAGGAAACAGCATAGTGGATTTCTTGAATATCATATAAAGCTCAAGAACAATGAAGTACTTTCATcagcaaagcaaaataaacaaaagtttgaGCAACACATATCTGCCCTTCTAGTCCATCAACCAAGGTTTTTGTTTAAACCATCCAGTACTTCTATACATTCTCTAAATTCCTCAGCACCTTTCCTCCGTTCTTATCTAGCTCGAAATTTATCTGTCCCTAAAATACCTTATCCTCACCCCCTTTATTCTTTAATTGATTGTCCTTGttttaatgacaaacacaagaaacaaaacagtcgAATCTTTTCACTGCTAcaagacaggagggaggggaaacagtgaagaagaagtaGCAAAATGGAGACATGCAGCCTTGTTTTTGTAATACAGGTCGATGCCCGATGAAAAAGGCCAACCTCTAAACTTCTGTCGATGAAGCCGCGGGGGTTTCTACTTCAATCAAGCTGagaagctgctttaaaaaggaaaagggcGCTCGAGGGGCTTCctttacaaaatgtcagaaaacaaatcactgcTAGATGtttccaaaccaaaaaaatgttgatataaaaGGTGCTctttaaaattgatttgattaaagTGTGATACTGGTTCTCAAACTGTGAGGCAGTGAGAGAGAAATTAGGAAAATATGGCGTTTATGGGGCAAGGGTCAAGAACAAAAGgaagtttgtttagtttggtcCACTGATTTGGTGCAAACTAAATGATAGTCAGGGGTTACCTAATCCATTACAACTTGTACTTCTTATCTGAGTCATAACTCGGTTAAATCTTAACAGAGACAAGACAAGTGTGACTAACACTTTCCAGGAATAACGTCATATCATGTGTCCCTCACAACTACACATCCTTAAATCACTTAGAAACTGTAGAAAGTAGAAAGTAAAAAAGTCCCATTACCTACAAAGTCTCTTCTGTCAGGGAGTCCTGGATAAGTTggcagcagaaatgttttgccgaaatgtattttaaggggaaaaaaaaacccatcatcacaacaaaaacatcaaatgttcGTCTTTCCTGTTAAAACCCTCCTGTTAAGTGTTTATGAAGCACAGTTATTTACCAGTAACCCAAATCCAAGTAGGACAAAGAAAAAGGGCAGTTTTGTCTGAGTGAATCCCTTCAGTAAAACTTTGTGATAAAAGAACTAGATCGAGTTAGTTAAAGGTATCAGTCAATATCTTTCTCACTCTTGGGTTTGCCAAATATAACCAAAACACTCACAGTGACACTGAATGACACACTCAtgaacatatatacacacaacaaCATATTATACCTGATGATGACAGAGACTTCTCCCTCAGCAACCCAGAGACAGTTGCCATGGCAGCCGCTCCGTTGATTTGATTGTCCGAGTGCAACATCCTGACCCTGCAGGCTCCACACCTGACGTCGTCTGAGCCCTGGACCAAGAGGAAATAGTGAGCGTTCTCACCTTTCACCTCTACGTCAGGCACTACAGGGttcagagggaaagaaagagattaCATCCAGAGTTAATCTTGACAGAAAAGGAAATTCACTCtttcatattttacaaactTGTTTTATTATAAGGTCAGCAGCACACTGTACCCATTTCTTCCTTTGCTTTAATGCTGcgacagaaaattaatttgacCTTTTATATTGTGACTTTTACATAGATGTATTtctaaatcaaacattttgtatACTTATCCCTGCTGTCCAGTTTCTTTTCCATCCAATTTCTTCAGGTTATATTAGTTATATTTCTCTTATTTCTTAAAAGGCACTGACTAAGATCTGGAGTTGTTCCCCAGGCATGAATGTTGCCCACTGCCTCCTCGagatgggttaaatgcagagtGCCACTGTCATATTTTGTACATTGCAAGTTATGTTATCAATTAAAGATTCTTGttcttaaaatgattttgacatGAAGAAACAGTCTTACCAGGTAAGGACTTTGGTTTCTTGGCTATCGACTCTCTCCAGCGCTGGGAGCTGAGCTGGCTGGCTGGGGGCTGGGAGATGGGGGTGATTATACAGGAGAGGCTAAACAATGCTCCAACCTGGAGACAGAAACGCAGCAGataaacatacacagacagtCTCTCAGTAAACGGCAGAAATCTAAGGTTGAACAGAATGTATTTTTGTCACTGGAACAAAGTTCTATGGTTGCCATTTTAAGTGTTTCTACGTATAAGAGCAAAGATTAGGGGCAGATACCTTTCCACGCAGAGACCTCAGCTGGTCCAGCAGTAGTTTAGCTTTTAGTGATTTCCCAGACACACTTCTTTTTGTTGGTGGTGAAGGAACAATACAACATTGAGGAGTAGGTGCTACCAACCAACCTTTGAGACAGGGGGCTGCAATAGAAATGTTAGATAATGCAACCTCTACTGTTATCTAACCATGTCCCTAAGGTAAGAGTTTAAGGTATGGATAAAGAATCAAGGACGTTTGCATCTAGATAATACTACATGTTATCggtatatttacattttcacatcaatctATCTACTTCATACAAGTGGGACCATTAAGCTGTAGTAAAATGAGGTCACAAAAATGAGGCACATGAGGTCactaagaaacacacacactttagaaATGAGGATACAGATCAAACTGGGTTCCAGACATCAGAAAGTTGGGCAGGTCTGACAGATTAACCAGCTGAACCAAATCTAAAGCTGGTGTGTAGTAATGGAAGACctacaaaaaaacagaacagacagacaaacacagcaagagagataaaacacacagaacaacatctaaaaacagacaacaatCACCTCAGCTTTGGGAGTTGGACACTTTCCATCAGGATACAAGGATATAACTGAAGTGTCCTCGAGCAAGATATTGGGCTAATTGTTTGgctgataaaaagtaaaaaagtccATGAAAAGTTCCAAAAGCTAAAAGGAGAggtcttcaaatgtcttgttttgttcagacAAAAGCACAAAACCCAGTCGATCAAATTAAAGTtatataaaacagtgaaaagtgaaGAAATGCAAACCCTCACACTGGaaaaatgtttggcagttttctTCAATATACAACTTAATATAATAGCGCAACATCAAAATCACTGCTGCAATTATTGGAGAAATCTAAAATGTGTTATGTCTGCTGGAGAGATACAAATCCGAGGCCAacaaatcatacattttaaatgtaacattcaCCACTTAAAATGTGATTCATCACTTACAGTATAATATATACTGTTATAATATTGTCAATGATATTGATTAACTTGCTGTTGACTAACTATTGTGTCAGCATTACAGAAGACCATAACCCACAGAATATATTCTGCTTTCTGTCAGGAACCAATCAGGTTTTTAACACACTGTAgctaatattttttaaaaatttaacatttgGCAGTTGTCCTACTTATCTAACGAGCTCATGACTTTACGAGGAAATcaataatatataaatcattTGTTACAGGGAAAAACAGGTCATTTAAATACACGGGAAATTACAAGAATACTAAAGAAAGCCTGAAATCTCAATCTCATAATTTATTGATCTGGAAGAGAATATGAAGTGCTGACCTACTTCTGATAGACTCCTATAGATTAAGagaagatagaaaaaaaattaatgagcCGAGGACGAACTCTGAGTTTCACCCACTTTCACTAACAACTAGAGAAAGTCCTCCCTTGTCAAAACGCCTGAAGTTCAAAATTGCATATGTGTGTTGTTAAACACGTCTTTGTACTATTTGTTTAAACGTGACTCGGAGTGATTCAACATGACTTCATTCTGATTTCTGCGCAGTGTATTCTTCCATTaccacagaaatacattttattctcaTTCATTTTTCGTGCAAAGAGTGCTGTAATCTAGTCCCATGTACTTCAAGTACTACTGAATAGCACTGTGAACAGTGAGAGCTTTTCATTAGCAGTCCATTTTTGTGTTACATTATGTAACAGTCACCCAGATATATAAGGCTACTGTGAGGGCACTCCACTGACCAACACTGGCACTATTTTCACAAATACTACAGAAATACACTCTGTATATTTCCATAGCTTTAAAATCCATAGaatcacatgtatttttttctgacagggGGATGTTGTGGTGAAACAAATAGTCTTTTGCGTAGCTGAGCAGATTAGGTACCCTAACCCCAAAAAGCAGTTGTTGTGACGTTGCTAAGAATAGAAGGACAGACTGATGCATGAGTTTTTCTGCAGTCTTAGGTTGCTTAGGAGAGCAGAACGTGTCTGAATGCAGATTTTGTGGCCAGAAAACCCAAAAGAAAGTGCGATGTCAAGCTCTTTCCTTCCCTTGACAAACTGTCTCGAGGTGCTTTTAAAAAGGACACTCCAAGAGActaaatgtcaacatttgaaTATGCTGGAGGGCTGTTGGATCCGTGTAGGAGAACATTTACCATTAATAAAAAGTGTCTCTAACATACAGCTCCCTGGAGACAAAGTtggaaggataaaaaaaaggggacTGAGGCATGATTCACTCAATACAGGGTGCTTTGAGAATGTGTAGAAAGTATGTACAATTACCTTTTCaaccaacattttaatttttttgccaAAACTCCTAAAAAGACCAATATGAACtgaccacctgtcaaattcataatgaaaacaagtaggttttgttttttaaatggcatCCAGTAAAGCAGCTGTTTACTTCCATGTACTGTGATTGAACGTTTAATCCATATAACAGACTATATTACAATTATG includes:
- the LOC119006701 gene encoding mdm2-binding protein isoform X3, whose protein sequence is MDRYVLVLSYCQTDDGLAEDYKYLEPVKQIHDRLVDIATQEAVRGISVFPACSLSGSPSVQRWYFAVQACQGAVQFCSSDWEELGTGHQKTDSEEEKSSAVESCLSSLNNQEAADQRADQAALTELLEEAAEGLHLLSDKLPPPGKALLDVLVLGSAEQSPPIKDLLPLLGALKHMSCWHTAKITVVTKHTTGWQKAASYLSASLVEPANLDSCIDHRELWRGGLVIREKKYVSELRFDRFSLRSPVHQISGSSPLEAPYTTTDHKLQSQVFHYYTPALDLVQLVNLSDLPNFLMSGTQFDLVSGKSLKAKLLLDQLRSLRGKVGALFSLSCIITPISQPPASQLSSQRWRESIAKKPKSLPVPDVEVKGENAHYFLLVQGSDDVRCGACRVRMLHSDNQINGAAAMATVSGLLREKSLSSSGGAVGNILSPLPCFQGDGLLKRERKVTQVQTLVLKEYLRRKEETSTSTSIPANDLKVILSLAREQYLKMIDSTLPSAASCLTDGVEGMATKNPGFQAVTHLQSDWPERSVLHNIENLQRRRQKRRFGLLGPGSSDSLLGPKDSQKGSAALLDAKELLKHFTSDGLPTAELQPLTINRGSNVFQLSPDLSPRTISRMPFNRASASHYHGIEFCLDNQQSLDRDQAFVKLQSRLIRYETQTTCSKEPCALPFALSPAPSPAMMSEPGSVPDGETLQNADVARLKRRSWDTDVIGGHPRKRLVKSESSDSLCSQSSGSSGTHPAVRILRQQPSRSQSTSSSNSPASSSAARRTSSGLATLLSADKVKAPLQKTHDGQKEDKAAKESRSQKHNRMLLEVVAKTLKQHGISAEHECFEACSKRLFDISKFYLKDLKTSRGLHDEMKKAATSNVKQVIDWVLEKTSKK